In Aspergillus nidulans FGSC A4 chromosome II, a single window of DNA contains:
- a CDS encoding uncharacterized protein (transcript_id=CADANIAT00004170), with amino-acid sequence MASPIQQPYETTLPEPVSEWKLSGRNLVRPLRGAELLVKHSEHYCDGNSTIETSLTNAQLRRRHHAAWYRTRLVHPVIGVEFPALSHASYALHHTAKEAEHWASRTCIVETGTTTNDVYLARSREKASGISMTLVLDPIRGPRGCVLNMSHTLISLDIFLIMQEFIAQLSCPDAEAGVAGVFSPEAETMHAIIPRLPQSLSHVYSHPHTGGPNQRQPTPQDLQDALDTYQRTQDRWSRSSIGIPLHPNHAIRRRAIHNKTISFEPAESRAAFKFLKQAGVSLTAAFFASMTAAIAQRYPYRAPSLAADSAPTSGPQNVEPELEPEGAHLLFSAHGRRWLDTSAANGRGPVTMPIIPSSAWVSAKEVDLCPRTQQGLLKLAAAIDVAQNEDITSPHIIPVFDQLAPELATALANAHTPPSSPPPPPGRGRPTLTSQGQFSNGRDRQGAVGIHGDETDAVRMTDFKTGGRTTDPTVCFALNSFRDQLRFNMLFDEKFFDVTEVMLLGHEVAGMFRRLVGLDMEQQWSVRAKL; translated from the exons ATGGCATCCCCAATTCAGCAGCCCTATGAGACGACTCTCCCTGAGCCAGTCTCAGAATGGAAGCTATCAGGAAGAAACCTGGTGCGACCCCTTCGCGGCGCCGAGCTGCTGGTGAAGCATTCTGAGCACTACTGCGATGGAAAC TCGACCATTGAGACTTCTCTGACCAATGCGCAactccgccgccgccaccaTGCGGCCTGGTACCGGACGCGCCTTGTCCACCCCGTCATTGGCGTTGAGTTTCCAGCCCTATCGCACGCTTCGTACGCTCTTCACCACACAGCCAAGGAGGCAGAGCACTGGGCTTCACGAACATGCATCGTCGAAACCGGTACGACCACCAACGACGTCTATCTGGCCCGCTCGCGGGAAAAGGCGTCCGGCATCTCCATGACGCTCGTGCTCGACCCCATCCGTGGCCCGCGCGGCTGCGTCCTGAACATGTCGCACACTCTCATTAGCTTGgacatcttcctcatcatgCAGGAGTTCATCGCCCAGCTTTCATGCCCAGATGCAGAGGCTGGCGTCGCGGGCGTATTCTCGCCCGAGGCAGAAACCATGCATGCGATCATCCCGCGTCTCCCACAATCCCTGAGCCATGTATACTCGCACCCGCACACTGGCGGCCCtaaccagcgccagcccacGCCCCAAGACCTtcaggatgctcttgatACGTACCAGCGCACCCAGGACCGCTGGTCTCGCTCGTCGATCGGGATCCCGCTCCACCCCAACCACGCAATCAGGCGCCGAGCCATCCATAACAAAACAATCTCTTTCGAGCCCGCTGAGTCTCGGGCTGCATTCAAGTTCCTGAAACAGGCCGGTGTCTCCCTGACTGCTGCGTTCTTCGCCTCAATGACTGCCGCTATTGCACAGCGGTACCCTTACCGTGCACCTTCACTCGCAGCCGACTCTGCTCCTACCTCTGGGCCGCAGAATGTAGAGCCGGAGCTTGAACCCGAAGGAGCgcacctcctcttctctgcGCACGGCCGGCGGTGGTTGGATACCTCTGCAGCCAATGGCCGGGGGCCCGTCACGATGCCTATCATCCCGTCGAGCGCCTGGGTGTCGGCCAAGGAGGTCGATCTGTGCCCAAGAACGCAACAGGGTCTACTCAAGCTCGCTGCCGCCATCGATGTAGCGCAGAATGAAGACATCACCTCTCCGCATATTATCCCCGTCTTCGATCAGCTGGCGCCAGAGCTTGCTACCGCTCTAGCCAACGCTCATACTCCCCCCAGTAgcccacctcctccgccagGGCGAGGCCGACCAACTCTCACATCGCAGGGCCAGTTCTCGAACGGCCGTGACCGGCAGGGGGCGGTGGGGATTCATGGAGACGAGACAGATGCGGTCCGGATGACGGACTTCAAGACCGGTGGCCGAACAACAGATCCCACTGTTTGTTTTGCGCTGAATAGCTTCCGCGATCAATTGAGATTTAACATGCTCTTTGACGAGAAGTTCTTTGACGTGACAGAGGTCATGCTCCTAGGGCATGAGGTTGCCGGCATGTTTAGGCGGCTGGTTGGACTTGATATGGAGCAGCAGTGGAGCGTTCGGGCGAAGCTGTGA
- a CDS encoding uncharacterized protein (transcript_id=CADANIAT00004171) yields MATPIQYQSPGLHSDETVHGTGIWRRIENGWTRECAATESGVSYNQNVRDGHTELTVELPFSTNLSTAELIQRVRNAWLLCHSTRPEIAIQISTGTELPQRLVFEPLKTPTEAAAWLKETFRVVSDADARDVARMTYSRRLPTKGKRNMLYLVTAGAASPEYPERHCLVWNFSHVLADVYSVVLFFNHFFRTVTEVAGDRDLDVRELDYSCLETRLPLTPMTPYEERYQPTKEHKERAIEGALAQTELYTSKMPQSIAMYPEPDAAARPHGTHCIRLRYTLAESEALLAALSEQKISITFAAAAATVLSIKQIYGRGHETGALLGMTRNARRWVDTEGRHRVPNAADVVFLWIPFKPEWFAPGTSTQETILLLAREIRTQLGPHLTSPHYISTLSFTADRVIANLAGEGEPVPSPQAPGFSPQGALPLQRDFASSRVSIRTHDLVHTGRQINPSAWVGMFSLWGRVTLSMGFDSKYYDPAKMEAFMERVKANLGSTQVVSKWSKPVVQARL; encoded by the exons ATGGCCACCCCAATCCAATACCAGTcgcccggtctgcacagcGACGAAACCGTCCACGGCACCGGGATATGGCGCCGAATCGAGAACGGCTGGACGCGGGAATGCGCCGCGACCGAATCCGGCGTCAGCTACAACCAAAACGTCCGCGACGGACACACAGAGCTGACCGTCGAGCTCCCCTTCAGCACGAACCTGTCCACAGCAGAGCTGATCCAACGCGTTCGGAACGCTTGGCTGCTCTGCCACTCTACGCGCCCTGAGATCGCCATTCAGATATCCACGGGCACGGAGTTGCCGCAGCGGCTGGTCTTTGAGCCTCTGAAGACTCCTACggaagcagcagcctggCTAAAGGAGACCTTCCGCGTCGTTTCGGACGCAGATGCGCGCGATGTAGCTCGCATGACCTACAGTCGCCGTCTACCGACGAAGGGGAAGAGAAATATGCTCTACCTTGTGACGGCGGGCGCGGCGAGCCCTGAGTATCCCGAGAGGCACTGTCTCGTGTGGAATTTCAGCCACGTCTTGGCTGATGTCTACAGCGTCGTGCTGTTCTTCAACCACTTCTTCCGCACAGTTACAGAGGTGGCCGGTGATCGGGACCTCGACGTCCGCGAGTTGGATTATTCGTGCCTCGAGACCCGGCTGCCTCTTACGCCCATGACTCCCTACGAAGAACGATACCAGCCTACAAAAGAGCATAAGGAACGGGCGATTGAAGGCGCCTTGGCCCAGACAGAGCTGTATACTTCAAAG ATGCCCCAGTCTATTGCTATGTACCCTGAGCCCGACGCAGCCGCCCGTCCTCACGGCACTCACTGTATAAGACTGCGGTATACACTGGCCGAATCTGAGGCACTGCTGGCGGCTCTCTCCGAGCAAAAGATCAGCATCAccttcgccgccgccgcagcgaCAGTGCTCTCCATCAAGCAGATCTACGGGCGCGGCCACGAAACAGGTGCTCTGCTCGGCATGACACGCAACGCGAGACGTTGGGTCGACACCGAAGGGCGCCACCGCGTGCCCAATGCCGCTgacgtcgtcttcctctggaTCCCATTCAAACCGGAGTGGTTTGCGCCCGGCACCTCAACCCAGGAGACAATACTGCTTCTCGCACGCGAGATTCGCACCCAGTTAGGACCCCATCTGACTTCGCCCCATTATATCTCAACGCTCTCCTTCACGGCAGACAGGGTGATTGCCAATCTTGCCGGAGAGGGCGAGCCCGTCCCATCGCCCCAGGCGCCGGGTTTCTCGCCGCAGGGCGCGCTCCCTCTTCAGAGGGATTTTGCGTCGTCCAGGGTGAGCATCAGGACACACGACTTAGTGCACACGGGGCGCCAGATCAACCCGAGTGCGTGGGTGGGCATGTTTTCGCTCTGGGGGCGGGTTACATTGAGCATGGGATTTGATTCCAAGTATTATGATCCCGCCAAGATGGAGGCGTTTATGGAGAGGGTCAAGGCAAATCTGGGATCTACTCAGGTTGTTTCGAAGTGGTCGAAGCCGGTTGTCCAGGCGAGATTGTAG
- a CDS encoding uncharacterized protein (transcript_id=CADANIAT00004172), with the protein MNTHPFQDVPYIFLRTIGHYLPKYYSRIYPENTLAYEAHA; encoded by the exons ATGAACACTCATCCTTTCCAGGATGTGCCATACATCTTCTTGAGGACCATCGGACACTACCTTCCGAAGTACTATTCGCGGAT TTACCCTGAAAACACACTGGCGTATGAGGCCCATGCTTAA